A single region of the Pueribacillus theae genome encodes:
- a CDS encoding DUF1128 domain-containing protein, protein MDLSVKNRDNMEYMINGIVQKLQVVNTSAIKAEDYDIDNYEELRDLYSLVNRKNQFSVSEIEAIVSELGALRNNV, encoded by the coding sequence ATGGATTTATCTGTAAAAAATAGAGACAACATGGAATACATGATTAACGGAATTGTACAGAAACTGCAGGTTGTGAACACTTCAGCCATTAAAGCCGAAGATTACGACATTGACAATTATGAAGAATTGCGGGATCTATATTCTCTTGTCAACAGGAAAAATCAATTTAGCGTCAGCGAAATTGAGGCGATCGTTTCTGAATTAGGAGCACTCCGTAATAACGTATAA
- the rpsP gene encoding 30S ribosomal protein S16, with product MAVKIRLKRIGAKKAPFYRLVVADSRSPRDGRFIEEIGYYNPVKSPVEVKIDEEKALQWMLKGAKPSDTVRNLFSKAGLMEKLHNTKHAK from the coding sequence ATGGCAGTTAAAATTCGTTTAAAACGTATAGGTGCAAAAAAAGCTCCTTTTTATCGTTTGGTTGTTGCAGATTCACGTTCCCCTAGAGACGGACGTTTTATAGAGGAAATTGGCTACTACAATCCGGTAAAAAGCCCTGTTGAAGTTAAAATTGACGAAGAAAAAGCATTGCAATGGATGCTTAAAGGCGCAAAGCCTTCTGATACAGTCCGCAATCTATTTTCTAAAGCTGGTTTAATGGAAAAGCTTCACAACACAAAACATGCAAAGTAA
- a CDS encoding putative DNA-binding protein, whose translation MLEKTIRVNALYDFYHPLLTPKQQSYMSLYYINDFSLREIADECNVSRQAVYDTIKRTEIMLEDYEEKLHLYEKFKKRGDVIRQLYDVLDNKKNTEVMLNLIKQLEKLD comes from the coding sequence ATGCTTGAGAAGACAATCAGGGTCAATGCCCTTTACGATTTTTATCACCCTCTTTTAACACCGAAGCAGCAAAGCTATATGTCGCTTTACTATATAAATGATTTTTCGTTGAGGGAAATTGCTGATGAGTGCAACGTTAGCCGCCAAGCGGTTTATGATACGATTAAGCGCACCGAGATCATGCTGGAAGATTATGAAGAAAAACTGCATCTCTATGAAAAATTTAAAAAGCGCGGGGATGTCATCCGGCAGCTTTACGACGTTCTCGATAACAAAAAGAATACAGAAGTTATGTTGAATCTGATTAAACAACTTGAAAAACTGGATTAG
- the rimM gene encoding ribosome maturation factor RimM (Essential for efficient processing of 16S rRNA) produces the protein MRWFNVGKIVNTHGLKGEVRVISTTDFPDLRYQIGNTLTFFSENHANEKPLTIRTHRKHKNFDLLSFEGYSNVSEVEPLKGGTLKISEDQLGEEELNENEFYYYEIIGCEVFSENGEKIGVVEEILSPGANDVWAVRKDADKKLVYIPYIESVVKNVDIPEKKITIHLLEGLIE, from the coding sequence ATGCGATGGTTTAATGTTGGAAAGATTGTGAATACACATGGCTTAAAAGGTGAAGTGAGAGTCATTTCGACGACGGATTTTCCGGATTTGCGCTATCAGATTGGAAATACGCTTACTTTTTTTTCGGAAAATCATGCGAATGAAAAGCCATTAACCATTCGAACACACCGAAAACATAAAAATTTTGATTTATTAAGCTTTGAAGGATATAGCAATGTGAGTGAAGTCGAGCCGTTAAAAGGTGGAACGTTAAAAATTTCTGAAGATCAATTGGGTGAGGAAGAACTTAACGAGAATGAATTTTATTACTATGAAATTATTGGCTGTGAAGTGTTTTCGGAAAATGGCGAGAAGATTGGCGTAGTGGAAGAGATTCTATCGCCAGGCGCCAATGATGTTTGGGCTGTGCGAAAAGATGCCGATAAAAAACTTGTTTATATTCCTTATATTGAATCTGTGGTAAAAAACGTTGATATCCCTGAAAAAAAAATTACCATTCATTTGCTTGAAGGGCTGATTGAATGA
- the rplS gene encoding 50S ribosomal protein L19, producing MSDKIAEITKEQLKTDLPNFRPGDTVKVHVKVIEGTRERIQIFEGVVIKRRGSGISETFTVRKISYGVGVERTFPVHSPKIANLEVVRRGKVRRAKLYYLRNLRGKAARIKEIR from the coding sequence ATGAGCGATAAAATTGCTGAAATTACGAAAGAACAACTAAAAACGGATCTTCCTAATTTTCGACCTGGTGACACTGTGAAAGTTCACGTGAAGGTTATTGAAGGAACCCGTGAACGTATCCAGATTTTCGAAGGTGTGGTCATTAAACGCCGTGGAAGCGGAATCAGCGAGACGTTTACTGTTAGAAAAATTTCTTATGGCGTTGGAGTTGAAAGGACATTCCCTGTTCATTCTCCGAAGATTGCCAATTTAGAAGTTGTACGCCGCGGTAAAGTACGTCGTGCGAAACTTTATTACTTGCGTAACCTGCGCGGTAAAGCTGCACGTATTAAAGAAATTCGTTAA
- a CDS encoding KH domain-containing protein produces MTELIETIVKPLVDYPDEVVVTKSMNEGLVTYSLSVHKNDMGKVIGKHGRTAKSIRSVVNAAGANRNERIHLEIV; encoded by the coding sequence ATGACCGAATTAATCGAAACGATTGTTAAGCCACTCGTAGATTATCCTGATGAAGTTGTTGTTACAAAATCAATGAATGAAGGGCTTGTTACGTATTCATTGTCCGTTCATAAAAATGACATGGGTAAAGTAATTGGTAAACATGGTAGAACTGCGAAGTCGATTCGATCAGTCGTCAATGCGGCAGGAGCGAACCGAAATGAACGCATTCATTTAGAAATTGTTTAA
- a CDS encoding ribonuclease HII: MFSNMPIQKIEEYVRNASITEELLEQLRKDERKGVQRLLAKVEKEQEEQKRLIEQYEQMSRYETAQKMKGKKFIAGVDEVGRGSLAGSVVAAAVILPDEPILGLYDSKQVNKKKRMELFERIHEKAIVGIGTASPHEIDRHNIYIATKMAMVKAIKACSPNIDHVLVDAMQLPISISQTSIIEGDKKSVSIAAASIIAKVTRDRMMAELAQSFPQYGFDRNVGYGTKEHLYALKNYGATSEHRLSFSPVADTMKG; this comes from the coding sequence ATGTTTTCAAACATGCCAATACAAAAGATTGAAGAATACGTTCGGAATGCTTCAATAACTGAAGAGTTGCTTGAACAGCTGCGGAAAGACGAACGCAAAGGAGTGCAGCGCCTTTTGGCAAAGGTTGAAAAGGAGCAAGAAGAACAAAAAAGGCTTATTGAACAATATGAACAAATGTCCCGGTATGAAACGGCTCAAAAAATGAAAGGGAAAAAATTTATTGCCGGTGTTGATGAAGTTGGCAGAGGCTCGCTTGCTGGTTCTGTTGTTGCGGCCGCAGTCATTTTACCTGACGAACCAATTCTTGGATTATACGACTCCAAGCAGGTAAACAAGAAAAAAAGAATGGAATTGTTCGAAAGGATCCACGAAAAAGCAATTGTCGGCATTGGGACTGCTTCCCCTCATGAAATCGATCGGCACAACATTTATATTGCGACAAAAATGGCCATGGTGAAAGCGATTAAAGCCTGCTCACCAAACATTGACCACGTTTTAGTCGACGCGATGCAACTGCCGATTTCCATTTCTCAAACGTCCATCATTGAAGGGGACAAGAAAAGCGTCTCGATTGCCGCGGCATCCATTATTGCGAAAGTTACGAGGGATCGCATGATGGCGGAACTTGCACAATCGTTTCCTCAATATGGCTTTGACCGAAACGTTGGCTATGGAACGAAAGAACACCTTTATGCACTAAAGAACTACGGAGCAACGAGTGAACACCGCCTTTCATTTTCTCCGGTAGCGGACACAATGAAAGGGTAA
- a CDS encoding YlqD family protein: protein MKVIKRAIVKQVLTETSKAEFLKVFTEEKNRYVTECEQLDFERRKALKNQDKKNHSSIAARFNEEIDRRKEKVRSIDFQMEQLKILPLGTEVVEKEIETISELKVGDNWKQSSRPAEIVVKDGVVLEIRP, encoded by the coding sequence ATGAAAGTCATCAAACGTGCCATTGTGAAGCAAGTTTTAACGGAAACGAGTAAAGCGGAGTTTCTAAAAGTGTTTACTGAAGAAAAAAATAGATACGTTACAGAATGTGAACAACTTGATTTTGAAAGAAGAAAAGCATTGAAAAATCAAGATAAGAAAAACCATTCATCGATTGCAGCCCGGTTTAATGAGGAAATTGATAGAAGAAAAGAAAAAGTTCGGTCAATTGACTTTCAAATGGAACAATTAAAAATACTCCCGTTGGGAACAGAAGTGGTTGAAAAAGAAATTGAAACCATATCCGAATTAAAAGTTGGCGACAATTGGAAACAATCGTCCCGGCCTGCCGAAATCGTCGTAAAAGACGGTGTGGTTTTGGAGATCCGACCGTAA
- the ffh gene encoding signal recognition particle protein, with product MAFEGLADRLQSTLQKIRGKGKLTEADVNEMMREIRLALLEADVNFKVVKDFIKRVKERAIGQEILQSLTPGQQVVKIVHDELKQLMGGEQSKIAVASKPPTVIMMVGLQGAGKTTTTGKLANHLRKQLNRKPLLVAADIYRPAAINQLQTLGKQLSLPVFSLGDKVSPVEIAKQAIEKAKEEHQDYVLIDTAGRLHIDEELMQELVDVKEAVKPDEIYLVVDAMTGQDAVNVADNFNEQLDITGVILTKLDGDTRGGAALSIREVTDKPIKFVGMGEKMDALEPFHPERMASRILGMGDVLTLIEKAQTNIDENKAKELEKKMRTASFTFDDFLEQLGNVRKMGPLDELIGMLPGANKMKGLKNVQIDEKQLVHVEAIIQSMTPKEKESPEIINASRRKRIAKGSGTTIQEVNRLIKQFDEMRKMMKQMTGMQKGKGKKKGNFPFPFM from the coding sequence ATGGCATTTGAAGGATTAGCCGACCGGCTGCAAAGCACACTGCAAAAAATACGCGGCAAGGGCAAATTGACTGAAGCTGATGTTAACGAAATGATGCGTGAAATCAGGCTTGCATTGCTTGAAGCCGATGTTAACTTTAAAGTCGTAAAAGATTTTATTAAGCGTGTGAAAGAACGGGCGATCGGCCAAGAAATTTTACAAAGTTTAACGCCAGGGCAGCAAGTCGTTAAAATCGTCCACGATGAATTAAAGCAATTAATGGGCGGGGAACAGAGCAAAATTGCAGTGGCATCGAAGCCGCCGACAGTGATTATGATGGTCGGCCTTCAAGGGGCGGGTAAAACGACAACCACTGGGAAATTGGCGAATCATTTACGGAAACAATTAAATCGCAAGCCCTTGCTCGTAGCGGCAGATATTTACCGCCCTGCAGCGATTAACCAACTTCAAACATTGGGCAAACAATTAAGTTTGCCAGTGTTTTCGCTTGGGGATAAAGTGAGCCCGGTTGAAATTGCGAAACAGGCCATTGAAAAGGCGAAAGAGGAACACCAAGATTATGTTCTCATTGATACCGCTGGACGACTCCATATTGACGAGGAATTGATGCAGGAGCTTGTTGATGTGAAGGAAGCGGTAAAGCCGGATGAAATCTATCTCGTTGTTGATGCCATGACAGGGCAAGATGCAGTAAATGTTGCTGATAATTTTAATGAACAGCTTGACATTACCGGTGTCATTTTAACGAAATTGGATGGTGATACACGAGGCGGTGCGGCGCTTTCCATTCGAGAGGTAACAGACAAGCCGATTAAGTTTGTCGGGATGGGCGAAAAAATGGATGCTTTGGAGCCTTTCCACCCCGAAAGAATGGCTTCGCGTATTTTAGGAATGGGCGATGTCTTAACATTAATCGAAAAAGCACAAACAAACATCGATGAAAACAAAGCAAAAGAACTTGAGAAAAAGATGCGCACAGCTTCTTTTACATTTGACGATTTCCTAGAGCAGCTTGGCAATGTAAGAAAGATGGGTCCCTTGGATGAACTAATTGGCATGCTTCCAGGTGCAAATAAGATGAAAGGGCTCAAAAATGTACAAATTGATGAAAAGCAGCTTGTTCACGTTGAAGCGATTATTCAATCGATGACACCGAAGGAAAAGGAATCACCTGAAATCATTAACGCGAGTCGGAGAAAGCGGATTGCGAAAGGCAGCGGAACGACGATTCAAGAGGTAAACCGGTTGATTAAACAATTTGATGAAATGAGAAAAATGATGAAACAAATGACAGGCATGCAAAAAGGAAAAGGAAAGAAAAAAGGGAATTTTCCATTCCCATTTATGTAA
- the ylqF gene encoding ribosome biogenesis GTPase YlqF: MTIQWYPGHMAKAKREMTEKLKMIDAVFELVDARIPMSSRNPMIDEIIGDKPRLLLLNKSDMADPKMTKEWQDFFSSISISAIPLNSQKGTGVQSITTAAQQLLKEKLDKMRAKGMNPRAIRGLIVGIPNVGKSTLINRLANKKIAKTGDRPGITKQQQWIKVGKALELLDTPGILWPKFEEPVTGLRLAVTGAIKDELLDFQELALFLLTYLRENYPENLLHRYHLDELHENPLDLLEAIAKKRGFLMSGGMIDYDRCAEMLLREYRTEKLGKITLERPGDFYVFKHANTKD; the protein is encoded by the coding sequence GTGACAATTCAATGGTATCCAGGCCATATGGCCAAAGCGAAAAGGGAAATGACTGAGAAATTAAAAATGATTGATGCCGTCTTTGAACTTGTTGACGCTCGGATTCCAATGTCTTCTAGAAACCCAATGATTGACGAAATCATAGGAGACAAGCCCAGGTTGCTTCTATTAAACAAAAGCGATATGGCAGATCCGAAAATGACGAAAGAATGGCAGGATTTTTTTTCCAGTATCTCTATTTCTGCAATTCCGCTTAATTCGCAAAAAGGGACAGGTGTCCAATCGATAACAACAGCAGCCCAGCAACTGTTAAAGGAAAAGCTTGATAAAATGAGAGCAAAGGGAATGAATCCCCGTGCGATAAGAGGGTTGATTGTAGGAATACCGAACGTTGGGAAGTCAACATTGATTAACCGGCTTGCAAATAAAAAAATAGCGAAAACAGGCGATCGGCCAGGCATAACCAAACAGCAGCAGTGGATTAAAGTTGGCAAAGCGCTTGAGCTATTGGATACCCCAGGCATTTTATGGCCAAAATTTGAAGAACCCGTAACAGGCTTGCGTTTAGCTGTGACAGGGGCTATTAAAGACGAGCTTCTCGATTTTCAGGAATTGGCACTGTTTTTATTAACGTATCTTCGGGAAAATTATCCCGAGAATTTGCTTCATCGTTACCACTTAGACGAATTGCATGAAAACCCACTTGATCTCTTAGAAGCAATCGCCAAGAAAAGGGGATTTCTTATGAGCGGCGGCATGATTGATTATGATCGCTGTGCAGAAATGCTCCTGCGTGAATATCGCACGGAAAAGCTCGGAAAAATCACACTTGAAAGACCAGGTGACTTTTATGTTTTCAAACATGCCAATACAAAAGATTGA
- a CDS encoding MFS transporter: MAVTAQKTTTKQLNTVYIILFAISSGHFFNDSIQAVVPAMFPILEKSLNLTYAQIGWIAFMVNMTSSVMQPVFGYIADRRPLPFLLPAGMFMSMLGLIGFGLAPNFSIILISVLFIGLGSAIFHPEGSRVAYMAAGNKRGLAQSIYQVGGNFGQSMAPIFTALIFVPFGQRGVLSFVLVAFFGMAILSFVSKWYKNQAMPAIKQSVKGTEKNGKRPIHRKIKIAMLLLVFIVFARSWYSAGITNFYQFYLIGDYGLSIKQAQIYIFIFMIAGVIGTFSGGPLADRFGKRNIILLSLIGAAPIAFILPHVSLIFVAPLVFLIGFIITSSFSVSVVYAQELLPKKVGMASGLTVGLAFGMGAIGAVFFGTLADLTSMKFVMIFVSLLPLLGFLSLFLPSDEKVRELSVEA; this comes from the coding sequence ATGGCGGTTACTGCACAAAAAACAACAACTAAGCAATTAAATACAGTCTATATTATTTTATTTGCGATTAGTTCCGGGCATTTTTTTAATGATTCAATTCAAGCGGTTGTGCCTGCGATGTTTCCAATTCTGGAAAAATCCTTAAATTTAACGTATGCCCAGATTGGATGGATTGCATTCATGGTGAACATGACTTCTTCGGTTATGCAGCCTGTTTTTGGCTACATTGCCGACAGGCGCCCACTCCCTTTTTTACTTCCGGCCGGCATGTTTATGAGCATGCTTGGATTGATCGGTTTTGGGCTGGCGCCAAATTTTTCCATCATCCTAATTTCCGTTCTTTTTATTGGCTTGGGCTCGGCAATTTTTCATCCTGAAGGTTCAAGAGTTGCATACATGGCTGCTGGAAACAAGAGAGGGCTTGCACAATCCATCTATCAAGTTGGAGGAAACTTTGGCCAATCAATGGCTCCGATCTTTACAGCATTAATTTTTGTTCCATTTGGGCAACGTGGCGTATTGTCCTTCGTTCTAGTCGCCTTCTTTGGAATGGCTATTCTTTCATTTGTTTCAAAGTGGTATAAAAACCAAGCCATGCCCGCCATCAAACAATCAGTTAAAGGAACAGAGAAAAATGGCAAGCGCCCCATCCATAGAAAAATTAAAATCGCAATGCTGTTGCTCGTTTTCATCGTATTTGCCCGCTCATGGTATTCCGCCGGTATCACGAACTTCTACCAATTTTATTTGATTGGAGACTATGGGCTATCGATTAAACAAGCGCAAATCTATATTTTTATTTTTATGATTGCCGGTGTGATCGGAACCTTTTCCGGCGGTCCGCTTGCCGATCGATTCGGCAAAAGAAATATTATCTTGCTCTCTCTTATCGGGGCTGCGCCAATCGCATTTATTCTGCCGCACGTTTCGCTTATTTTTGTTGCACCACTCGTATTCTTAATCGGTTTCATTATCACGTCCAGCTTTAGTGTATCGGTTGTCTACGCACAAGAACTCTTGCCTAAAAAAGTTGGAATGGCATCAGGCTTGACTGTCGGCCTCGCTTTCGGGATGGGGGCGATAGGTGCTGTTTTTTTTGGAACGTTAGCTGACTTGACAAGCATGAAATTCGTTATGATTTTTGTTAGCTTACTTCCATTATTGGGATTTCTCAGTTTGTTCCTGCCAAGTGATGAAAAAGTTAGGGAATTATCAGTTGAAGCATGA
- the ftsY gene encoding signal recognition particle-docking protein FtsY: protein MSFFKNLKDKITRQTDTVTEKFKQGLTKTRDSFAGKMNDLVKRYRKVDEEFFEELEEILISADVGVVTVMDLIEMLKDEARTKNIQDTEELKTVISEKLAELLEKEEGDADLNIQKDGMTIILVVGVNGVGKTTTIGKLAHKFKTEGKSVVLAAGDTFRAGAIEQLEVWGERVGVDVIKHQEGSDPAAVIFDAIQSARSKKADILICDTAGRLQNKVNLMKELEKVKKVIAREVPSAPHEVLLVLDATTGQNAMNQAKIFREATDVTGIALTKLDGTAKGGIVLAIRHELDIPVKLIGLGEQMEDLQPFDAGTFVYGLFSDMIEKNSENNDEDGL from the coding sequence ATGAGTTTTTTTAAAAACTTAAAAGATAAAATTACACGCCAAACAGACACTGTTACAGAAAAATTTAAACAAGGGCTAACAAAAACAAGAGATTCATTTGCCGGTAAAATGAATGATCTTGTGAAGCGCTACCGCAAAGTTGACGAAGAGTTTTTCGAAGAATTGGAAGAAATTTTAATTAGCGCAGACGTCGGCGTTGTCACAGTAATGGATTTGATTGAAATGCTTAAGGATGAGGCGAGAACTAAAAATATTCAAGATACGGAAGAATTAAAAACTGTGATTTCCGAAAAATTGGCAGAGCTGCTCGAAAAAGAGGAAGGGGATGCTGACCTTAATATTCAAAAGGATGGCATGACAATTATTCTAGTAGTTGGGGTCAATGGCGTAGGGAAGACGACGACAATTGGCAAACTGGCACATAAATTCAAAACGGAAGGAAAATCGGTTGTCCTCGCGGCTGGAGACACATTTAGGGCGGGGGCGATTGAACAGCTGGAAGTATGGGGTGAAAGGGTCGGGGTGGATGTTATAAAACATCAAGAAGGTTCAGATCCCGCGGCTGTTATTTTTGATGCCATTCAATCAGCCCGTTCGAAAAAAGCTGACATTTTGATTTGTGATACAGCTGGAAGATTGCAAAATAAAGTGAACTTAATGAAAGAACTTGAAAAAGTAAAAAAAGTGATTGCAAGGGAAGTGCCTTCTGCCCCGCATGAAGTACTTCTTGTGCTCGACGCAACGACTGGCCAAAACGCAATGAATCAAGCGAAAATTTTTCGAGAAGCAACAGATGTGACTGGGATCGCGTTAACAAAGCTTGACGGGACTGCCAAAGGGGGCATTGTGCTGGCGATTCGGCATGAGCTTGATATACCAGTTAAATTGATAGGACTTGGCGAACAAATGGAGGACTTACAGCCATTTGATGCTGGCACATTTGTTTATGGCCTTTTTTCCGACATGATTGAGAAAAATAGTGAAAACAACGATGAAGACGGACTGTAA
- the trmD gene encoding tRNA (guanosine(37)-N1)-methyltransferase TrmD, which produces MKIDILTLFPRMFEGVFNESILKKAQEKSLLRFNLVNYRDYSLNKHHKVDDYPYGGGAGMVLSPQPIFDAVEAVVRTSKTKPRILLMCPQGEPFTQKKAEELSEEKHLIFICGHYEGYDERIRTHLATDELSIGDFILTGGELASMVIIDSVARLIPGVLGNQASHQQDSYSTGLLEHPHYTRPQDFRGMKVPEVLLSGDHKKIGEWRRKESLRRTIERRPDLLKENLLTEEDKLFLSKLKQEKS; this is translated from the coding sequence ATGAAAATTGATATTTTGACCTTGTTTCCCCGCATGTTTGAAGGAGTTTTTAATGAATCAATCTTAAAAAAAGCGCAAGAAAAGTCTTTGCTTCGCTTTAATCTTGTTAATTATCGCGATTATTCATTGAATAAACACCATAAGGTGGACGATTATCCTTATGGTGGCGGTGCCGGTATGGTGTTATCCCCCCAGCCTATTTTCGATGCAGTAGAAGCGGTGGTGAGAACGAGTAAGACGAAACCGAGAATTCTGCTTATGTGTCCCCAAGGCGAGCCATTTACGCAAAAAAAGGCGGAAGAACTTTCCGAAGAAAAACATTTAATCTTTATTTGTGGACACTATGAGGGCTATGATGAAAGAATTCGCACCCATCTTGCAACAGACGAATTATCAATCGGCGACTTTATTTTAACGGGCGGGGAATTGGCAAGTATGGTAATCATCGATAGTGTTGCAAGGCTTATCCCCGGTGTTCTCGGCAATCAGGCTTCGCACCAACAAGATTCTTACAGCACAGGGTTGCTTGAGCATCCACATTACACGAGGCCTCAAGATTTTCGTGGAATGAAGGTTCCAGAAGTGCTTCTCTCAGGCGATCATAAAAAGATCGGAGAATGGAGACGAAAAGAATCGTTAAGGCGAACCATCGAGCGGCGTCCAGACTTGTTAAAAGAAAATCTTTTGACAGAAGAGGACAAGCTTTTTTTATCGAAACTCAAACAAGAAAAATCATAA